Proteins co-encoded in one Scatophagus argus isolate fScaArg1 chromosome 11, fScaArg1.pri, whole genome shotgun sequence genomic window:
- the LOC124067213 gene encoding olfactory receptor 4D1-like, which produces MENSTEIVSFVLAAYGHIGELKYLYFSIMLLWYLSICVANTTLIIVIYVDKKLHEPMYILLCNLFVNEIGGSTSLYPLLLSQMFSDTHEVTLPWCFLQMSYIYTCGSVEFCSLAAMAYDRYVAICSPLRYNVIMNTGRVGMIIVLVWTYSFVNFILALSFVIRLKFCGNVIDKVFCDHHLIIKLACSVSALNQISDLVFAFATMVIPFSLILVSYMKILAVCLNTSKENRQKAVSTCTPQIVSLSNMFVGCIFHFVDSRFDVALVPDKLRIILSVYLLICQPIITPFMYGFNFPKIRQSFERFLFHMK; this is translated from the coding sequence ATGGAGAACTCAACTGAGATTGTGTCTTTTGTGCTGGCAGCCTATGGACATATTGGAGAGTTAAAATACTTATATTTCAGCATAATGTTGTTATGGTACTTGTCCATATGTGTGGCAAACACAACTCTTATTATAGTCATATATGTGGACAAAAAGTTGCATGAGCCGATGTATATATTGCTATGTAATTTATTTGTGAATGAAATTGGTGGCAGCACATCACTGTATCCTCTTCTGCTCTCAcagatgttttcagacacacacgAAGTGACGCTGCCGTGGTGTTTTCTGCAGATGTCTTATATCTACACGTGTGGTTCTGTTGAGTTTTGCAGTTTAGCAGCCATGGCCTATGACAGATATGTTGCAATATGTTCTCCTTTACGTTACAACGTCATTATGAACACAGGAAGAGTAGGCATGATCATTGTGCTTGTGTGGACGTattcatttgttaattttatATTGGCATTATCTTTTGTCATCCGTTTGAAATTTTGTGGAAATGTCATTGACAAAGTGTTTTGTGACCACCACTTAATAATTAAACTTGCATGTTCAGTTTCAGCACTTAACCAAATATCTGACCTGGTTTTTGCCTTTGCAACAATGGTTATCCCATTTAGTCTCATTTTAGTCTCTTATATGAAGATTTTGGCTGTTTGTCTCAATACGtccaaagaaaacagacaaaaagctgtCTCCACCTGCACACCTCAGATTGTCTCATTATCGAATATGTTTGTTGGctgtatttttcactttgttgatTCCAGGTTTGATGTGGCCCTTGTGCCGGATAAATTACGTATAATTTTGTCTGTGTATCTCCTCATTTGCCAACCGATCATCACTCCCTTTATGTATGGATTTAACTTTCCAAAGATAAGACAATCGTTTGAAAGATTTCTGTTTCATATGAAGTAA